From Pelotomaculum schinkii, one genomic window encodes:
- a CDS encoding acyl-CoA thioesterase: protein MKNEMVETGKSISNEQEMEVRWGDCDAAGIVYHARYFDLFTDGRVALLRQIGLPYQQTFHEQGIVVVAVEATCRYRSSLKPEDKYILTTKLTHLGRTRMNFEYVITKPETHAVAVEGRTMHAFVDNQGKPFDLKKRRPDLWEKLEERIRQ from the coding sequence ATGAAGAATGAAATGGTTGAGACCGGAAAAAGCATCTCCAATGAGCAGGAAATGGAGGTCCGCTGGGGAGATTGCGATGCCGCGGGAATTGTGTATCATGCCAGGTATTTTGATTTGTTTACAGACGGCCGGGTGGCATTGCTTAGACAAATTGGACTGCCCTATCAACAAACCTTTCACGAACAAGGTATCGTGGTCGTCGCTGTAGAAGCAACCTGCCGCTACCGGAGCAGTCTCAAACCCGAAGATAAGTACATACTCACTACGAAACTAACCCATCTGGGGCGTACCCGCATGAATTTTGAATATGTTATTACCAAACCGGAAACCCATGCGGTCGCGGTCGAGGGAAGAACAATGCACGCCTTCGTGGACAATCAGGGTAAGCCTTTCGACCTGAAAAAGAGGCGTCCTGACTTATGGGAAAAACTAGAAGAACGTATCAGGCAGTGA
- a CDS encoding 2-hydroxyacyl-CoA dehydratase, whose translation MKDILRMGLDVGSTTVKLVILDDKGTIIYKNYRRHYAETKRFTAELIINAFEQVGSRPLTVMVTGSAGLALSSWLGIKHIQEVIACNNTVDKLIPQTDVAIELGGEDAKITFFQGGLDQRMNGICAGGTGAFIDQMAALLGTDAHGLNELAKQYSTIYPVAARCGVFAKTDIQVLLNEGARKEDIAASVFQAVVNQTISGLACGKSIQGNVAFLGGPLSFLSELRQRFKATLKLNDNQAIFPEQGQFFVAIGAALASGSENAIDLPGLINRLKDLDITGFHEVSRLQPLFKDAGDLNNFRKRHDAHQTNKRALESFAGECYLGIDAGSTTTKAALIDENGCLLYSSYHNNTGSSLNSAVNILKELYSRMPAAAKIANVAVTGYGEGLLKAALHVDVGEVETVAHYTAAQFFDPAVDLILDIGGQDMKCLKIKDGSIENIMLNEACSSGCGSFIESFAHSLNIPVQDFAGLALTAAAPVDLGSRCTVFMNSMVKQAQKEGATIGDISAGLSYSVIKNALFKVIKMRNPGELGERIVVQGGTFQNDAVLRSLEIITGKDVVRPDIAPLMGAFGAALIARNRRQKGRHSSLLSKDQLNQFSIATKLNRCGGCGNNCLLTINKFQDGSRFVSGNRCEKTTGKDNNHDSLPNLYEYKYKRLLSYEPLPEKEAGRGTIGIPMVLNMYENYPFWFTFFTGLGFRVALSPRSSRAVYELGSETIPSDTACFPAKLVHGHIASLIKQGVKYIFYPSIIHERLEQKEANHHFNCPMVISYPDVIKNNMDMLREHDVQLINPFLPYDNKKQLAVRLYQEFSAWGIPKKEIVSAVDSAWREDRRFKEDIRQKGEEVLAYLAETGKKGIVLAGRPYHLDPEINHGLPEIINSLGMAVLTEDSVAHLGKVERPIRVVDQWMYHSRLYAAASFVTTQAHLELVQLNSFGCGLDAITSDQVQEILSSKGKIYTILKIDEGTNLGAAKIRLRSLMAVMGDNGKNGVAKEEPPCSPKRIVFTKEMKNNHTILCPQMSPMHFEFLQEVFKTDGYNIELLPTVEKHAVDEGVKYVNNDACYPAIIVIGQLLEALQSGKYDLNHTSVVISQTGGGCRATNYIGLLRKALNEAGFENIPVLSANLYGTEKNPGFKITVGLIKKAIKAVVYGDLLMRVLHRVRPYERVSGAADLLYEKWVKRCKAQIITGNKQDYKDNLRGIVEEFDQLEITPARKPRVGVVGEILVKYHPAANNNIVRILENEGAEVLLPDLLDFFLYCAYDLIYKYQYLTGKTSHLFLGKFFIHYLENSRKVMNSLLAKSHRFNTPSSIYHKASLASKIMSLGHHCGEGWFLTAEMIDLIKSGVSNIVCVQPFGCLPNHVTGKGMIKELKRNFPQANITALDYDPGASEVNQLNRLKLMLSVAFKNMKAAGESYPALSLPRTSVYQLPGDNLLMQD comes from the coding sequence GTGAAGGATATACTGCGTATGGGCTTGGACGTGGGATCAACTACGGTCAAGTTAGTCATTCTGGATGACAAAGGAACCATAATTTACAAAAACTACCGGCGGCATTATGCGGAAACAAAAAGGTTCACTGCTGAACTCATAATCAATGCATTTGAGCAGGTAGGCAGCAGGCCGCTTACGGTTATGGTAACCGGTTCAGCAGGGCTCGCGCTCTCCTCCTGGTTGGGAATCAAACATATCCAGGAAGTAATTGCCTGTAACAACACCGTGGATAAATTAATTCCCCAAACCGACGTAGCTATCGAACTGGGAGGAGAAGACGCCAAGATAACTTTTTTCCAGGGCGGACTGGACCAAAGGATGAACGGGATCTGCGCCGGCGGAACCGGGGCCTTTATAGATCAAATGGCTGCCCTGCTGGGGACAGACGCCCACGGCTTAAACGAACTGGCCAAACAGTATTCCACCATATATCCCGTGGCAGCTCGCTGTGGGGTTTTTGCTAAAACCGATATCCAGGTACTTTTAAATGAGGGCGCGCGGAAGGAAGATATCGCGGCTTCTGTGTTTCAAGCGGTTGTCAACCAGACTATCAGCGGCTTGGCCTGCGGAAAATCGATTCAGGGCAATGTCGCCTTTCTGGGTGGACCACTATCGTTCCTGTCTGAACTAAGGCAAAGGTTTAAAGCTACCCTGAAACTTAATGATAATCAGGCAATATTTCCTGAACAGGGTCAGTTCTTTGTCGCTATAGGCGCCGCTTTAGCATCCGGCTCCGAAAATGCAATTGATTTACCCGGCTTAATTAACCGGTTAAAAGATTTGGATATAACCGGCTTTCACGAGGTTTCCCGGCTGCAGCCGCTATTTAAGGATGCAGGTGATCTTAATAATTTCCGGAAGAGACATGACGCTCATCAAACAAATAAAAGAGCTTTGGAGTCTTTTGCCGGAGAATGCTATTTGGGCATTGACGCCGGTTCAACCACTACCAAGGCAGCTCTGATAGATGAAAACGGATGCCTCCTGTATTCTTCCTATCATAATAATACCGGCAGTTCCTTGAATTCGGCCGTAAATATATTGAAAGAGCTATACAGCCGTATGCCTGCCGCAGCAAAAATCGCCAATGTGGCTGTAACAGGGTATGGTGAAGGGCTCTTAAAAGCCGCCCTGCATGTTGATGTGGGGGAAGTGGAAACAGTGGCGCACTATACGGCCGCGCAGTTTTTTGATCCCGCAGTAGATTTAATATTGGATATCGGCGGCCAGGACATGAAGTGCCTCAAGATTAAGGATGGAAGCATTGAGAATATAATGCTGAATGAGGCCTGCTCTTCCGGGTGTGGTTCCTTTATTGAGAGTTTTGCTCATTCATTGAATATTCCGGTACAGGATTTTGCCGGGCTGGCCTTGACCGCGGCTGCTCCGGTAGATTTAGGTTCCCGGTGTACCGTCTTCATGAACTCTATGGTGAAACAGGCACAGAAGGAAGGCGCCACAATAGGAGATATCTCAGCCGGGCTTTCTTACTCGGTGATCAAAAATGCCTTGTTCAAGGTTATCAAGATGAGAAACCCGGGGGAACTGGGTGAAAGAATTGTGGTTCAGGGCGGGACCTTCCAAAACGATGCCGTGCTGAGAAGCTTGGAGATCATCACTGGAAAAGATGTGGTTAGACCGGATATCGCTCCCCTGATGGGGGCTTTCGGAGCAGCACTCATAGCCCGTAATCGCAGGCAAAAAGGGCGACATAGTTCCCTTCTGTCAAAAGACCAGTTAAACCAGTTTTCCATTGCGACCAAATTAAACCGCTGTGGCGGGTGCGGCAACAATTGTTTGCTCACCATCAATAAGTTTCAGGACGGCAGCAGATTTGTATCCGGCAACCGCTGTGAAAAAACCACAGGGAAAGACAATAACCATGATTCTCTCCCTAATCTGTATGAGTATAAATATAAACGCCTCCTCAGCTATGAACCTTTGCCGGAAAAAGAGGCCGGGAGGGGTACCATCGGCATCCCTATGGTCCTTAACATGTATGAAAATTATCCTTTTTGGTTTACCTTTTTCACCGGTTTGGGTTTCAGGGTGGCGCTTTCCCCTCGTTCATCAAGGGCTGTTTATGAACTGGGCAGTGAGACCATCCCTTCCGATACGGCCTGTTTCCCCGCCAAACTGGTGCACGGGCATATTGCTTCCCTGATCAAACAAGGAGTCAAGTATATTTTTTATCCCTCAATTATTCATGAGCGTCTGGAACAAAAAGAGGCTAACCACCATTTTAATTGTCCCATGGTCATTTCCTATCCCGACGTAATTAAAAACAACATGGATATGCTCCGGGAGCATGATGTGCAATTGATTAACCCATTCCTCCCCTACGACAATAAGAAGCAGCTTGCCGTGCGGCTGTATCAGGAGTTCAGCGCTTGGGGAATTCCCAAAAAGGAAATTGTTAGCGCCGTCGACAGCGCCTGGCGGGAAGACCGGCGCTTCAAAGAAGATATTAGACAAAAAGGAGAGGAAGTACTGGCTTATCTTGCGGAAACGGGGAAAAAAGGAATTGTGCTGGCCGGCCGGCCTTATCACCTGGACCCGGAAATTAACCACGGGCTGCCCGAGATTATTAATTCCCTTGGAATGGCCGTCCTTACGGAAGACTCGGTTGCCCACCTGGGAAAAGTCGAAAGGCCGATCAGGGTAGTTGACCAGTGGATGTATCATTCGCGGCTGTACGCGGCGGCCAGCTTCGTAACCACCCAAGCCCATCTGGAACTGGTGCAGCTTAATTCCTTTGGCTGTGGCCTGGACGCCATCACCAGCGACCAGGTACAGGAGATCCTTAGCTCCAAGGGCAAGATTTATACCATCCTGAAAATAGATGAGGGTACCAATCTCGGAGCTGCAAAAATCAGACTCCGCTCCCTTATGGCAGTAATGGGTGATAATGGAAAAAATGGGGTGGCAAAAGAGGAGCCTCCTTGCTCTCCGAAGAGAATTGTGTTTACTAAAGAAATGAAGAACAACCATACAATACTGTGCCCTCAGATGTCTCCTATGCATTTTGAATTTCTGCAAGAAGTATTTAAAACAGATGGCTATAATATCGAATTACTGCCCACAGTAGAAAAGCACGCGGTGGATGAAGGGGTCAAATATGTTAACAACGACGCGTGCTATCCCGCCATCATCGTAATTGGACAACTGCTGGAGGCCCTGCAGTCAGGCAAATATGACCTTAACCATACCTCGGTAGTTATCAGTCAGACCGGTGGCGGGTGTCGCGCAACCAACTACATTGGTCTCTTAAGAAAAGCCTTAAATGAGGCCGGGTTTGAAAACATACCGGTGTTATCGGCCAACCTTTATGGCACAGAAAAAAATCCCGGCTTTAAAATTACTGTCGGCCTCATCAAAAAAGCGATTAAAGCGGTTGTTTATGGTGATTTACTGATGCGGGTATTGCACCGGGTCAGGCCGTATGAAAGAGTTTCAGGTGCGGCCGACTTGCTCTATGAAAAATGGGTTAAGCGCTGTAAAGCGCAAATTATCACTGGCAACAAACAGGATTATAAAGACAACTTGCGTGGAATTGTTGAAGAGTTTGACCAGCTCGAAATAACACCGGCGCGAAAACCACGGGTGGGTGTGGTGGGGGAAATACTGGTCAAATATCATCCTGCCGCCAATAACAATATTGTGAGGATCTTAGAAAATGAAGGGGCAGAAGTGCTTTTGCCGGACTTGCTCGATTTCTTCCTTTATTGCGCTTATGATTTAATTTACAAATATCAGTATCTAACCGGGAAAACCAGCCATTTGTTCCTCGGGAAGTTCTTTATTCATTATCTGGAAAACAGTCGCAAGGTAATGAATTCGCTGTTGGCTAAAAGTCACAGGTTTAATACTCCGAGTTCCATCTACCATAAGGCCTCCCTGGCGAGCAAAATCATGTCGCTGGGACACCATTGCGGTGAGGGATGGTTTTTGACAGCGGAGATGATTGATCTGATTAAAAGCGGGGTTTCCAACATCGTGTGTGTGCAGCCTTTTGGCTGTCTTCCCAACCATGTTACCGGCAAAGGGATGATTAAGGAACTAAAGAGGAATTTCCCGCAAGCTAATATAACCGCCTTGGACTATGATCCCGGCGCCAGCGAAGTGAATCAATTAAATCGCCTTAAACTGATGCTGTCAGTTGCATTTAAAAATATGAAGGCCGCAGGCGAGTCTTACCCTGCCCTTAGCCTGCCCAGGACATCTGTATACCAATTACCTGGTGATAACTTGCTTATGCAAGATTAA
- a CDS encoding sulfite exporter TauE/SafE family protein, which yields MSIINAVQGALGLVAVWFSYVFFSNAVKNKDKFSEASLAKLSGTGFICNFFDTLGIGSFATSTALFRFFKLVPDRLIPGTLNVSMTICVIVEALIFITVIKVGIVTLIAMVAASVIGAVVGAGIVAHLPEKKIQMGMGIALLVVDFVFIAGLLKWMPVGGEAIALEGTKLIIGVVANLILGALMTIGIGLYAPCMALVYALGMSPKVAFPIMMASCAFLMPAAGVKFIKEAAYDIKASITITIAGTVGVLIAAYIVKEMPLEILKWLVVCVILYTAVSMLRSAFKNKESEEKTVEIAGAGTLNPR from the coding sequence ATGAGTATAATTAACGCTGTTCAGGGCGCTCTCGGGCTTGTAGCCGTATGGTTTTCATATGTTTTTTTCTCAAATGCCGTCAAGAACAAAGACAAATTTTCAGAAGCCAGCCTGGCAAAGTTATCCGGAACAGGTTTTATCTGCAATTTTTTTGATACCCTCGGCATCGGCAGTTTTGCGACTTCTACAGCGTTATTTAGATTTTTTAAATTGGTTCCTGATCGTCTCATCCCCGGCACCTTGAATGTCAGCATGACGATTTGCGTAATTGTGGAAGCATTAATCTTTATTACCGTTATTAAAGTAGGTATCGTAACTTTGATTGCTATGGTGGCCGCCTCCGTTATCGGTGCTGTCGTTGGCGCCGGTATAGTAGCACATTTACCTGAGAAAAAAATTCAGATGGGTATGGGCATTGCTTTGCTGGTTGTTGATTTTGTGTTTATAGCAGGTCTTTTGAAGTGGATGCCGGTTGGCGGCGAGGCGATCGCTCTTGAAGGTACAAAGCTGATTATCGGCGTAGTCGCCAACCTTATTTTAGGCGCGCTGATGACCATCGGTATCGGCCTGTACGCTCCTTGCATGGCGCTTGTTTACGCTTTAGGCATGAGCCCGAAAGTTGCCTTCCCAATTATGATGGCGTCCTGCGCGTTTTTGATGCCGGCAGCCGGCGTCAAGTTTATCAAGGAAGCTGCTTATGACATCAAGGCCTCTATAACCATCACTATTGCCGGTACGGTTGGTGTTTTGATTGCAGCGTATATCGTTAAAGAGATGCCGCTTGAAATTTTAAAATGGCTTGTAGTGTGTGTAATTCTTTACACCGCTGTCAGCATGCTGCGTTCGGCATTTAAAAATAAGGAATCTGAAGAGAAAACAGTAGAAATAGCTGGTGCTGGAACTTTAAATCCCAGGTAA
- a CDS encoding proline racemase codes for MRFTRSILAVDSHTMGEPTRVVVGGFPNIPGKNMAAKKAYLEENFDYVRTALMHEPRGHRDMFGSIMTSPVKEDADFGIVFMDGGGYLNMCGHGSIGAVTVAIETGMVTAVEPVTHVKFEAPAGLIEAWANVKEKTVQSVTIRNVPAFLYKSDIKLDVPGIGRVMLDIAFGGSFFAIVNAKDLSLKVATSNTNQLIKVGMAIKKAANEQIKVQHPELEHIRTIDLVEIFDEPTHPEANFKNTVVFGDGQLDRSPCGTGTSAKMATLYAKGKLSLNQEFVYESIIGTIFRGRLVEATRVGEFSAVIPEITGSAYITGFNEYVIDPNDPVKYGFMVG; via the coding sequence ATGAGATTTACGCGTTCAATTCTGGCCGTTGATTCACATACCATGGGTGAACCTACACGGGTTGTTGTTGGTGGCTTTCCTAATATTCCAGGTAAGAATATGGCTGCAAAAAAGGCTTATCTGGAAGAGAATTTTGACTATGTCCGTACCGCGCTGATGCATGAGCCGCGCGGGCACAGGGATATGTTCGGGTCGATTATGACCAGCCCCGTTAAAGAGGATGCGGATTTTGGCATCGTGTTTATGGATGGCGGCGGATATCTAAACATGTGCGGGCATGGTTCAATTGGAGCTGTTACCGTAGCAATAGAGACCGGTATGGTTACGGCGGTTGAACCTGTAACCCACGTGAAATTTGAGGCTCCGGCCGGTTTGATTGAGGCGTGGGCGAATGTCAAGGAAAAAACGGTTCAGTCGGTAACAATCCGTAATGTCCCGGCATTTCTGTATAAATCCGATATCAAATTAGATGTCCCTGGAATTGGTAGGGTTATGCTGGATATAGCCTTTGGCGGCAGTTTCTTCGCCATCGTGAATGCCAAAGACTTATCCCTGAAAGTTGCAACCTCCAATACTAACCAACTTATAAAAGTTGGGATGGCAATTAAAAAGGCGGCGAACGAACAGATTAAAGTACAGCATCCGGAATTGGAGCATATCAGGACCATTGATCTGGTCGAAATTTTTGATGAGCCAACCCATCCTGAGGCAAACTTCAAAAACACCGTTGTCTTCGGTGACGGCCAGTTGGACCGTTCACCTTGCGGTACCGGCACCAGCGCTAAGATGGCTACGCTTTATGCCAAAGGGAAATTATCTCTTAACCAGGAGTTTGTCTATGAGAGCATTATTGGCACCATTTTCAGAGGCAGACTGGTCGAAGCAACCAGGGTAGGCGAATTTTCAGCAGTTATACCGGAGATTACAGGCAGCGCGTACATTACCGGGTTTAATGAATATGTAATTGACCCCAATGATCCGGTGAAATATGGGTTTATGGTTGGTTAA
- a CDS encoding glycine/sarcosine/betaine reductase component B subunit, translating to MGVGPSTKETTLHHFRDPLVEMIRDDPEFDLVGVAVVGSPQDNSQKFYVAGRLGMLAEALGVDGVLIYAEGFGNQHIDFAAHMEELGERRIPAVGLTFTANGMVLENEYMKDVIDLDKSGQGMETEIVEQNAVNAADVIKALKTLKKRISLKRRGSS from the coding sequence ATGGGTGTAGGTCCATCAACCAAGGAAACAACCCTGCATCATTTCCGTGATCCGCTGGTGGAAATGATACGGGACGATCCTGAGTTTGATCTCGTGGGTGTGGCGGTAGTAGGAAGCCCCCAGGATAACAGCCAAAAATTTTATGTTGCCGGCCGGCTTGGCATGCTGGCTGAGGCGCTCGGTGTGGATGGGGTATTGATTTATGCCGAGGGATTTGGCAATCAGCATATCGATTTTGCCGCACACATGGAAGAGCTTGGGGAAAGAAGGATTCCGGCAGTTGGTCTTACTTTTACCGCGAACGGTATGGTACTGGAAAATGAATATATGAAAGATGTAATCGATTTGGATAAATCCGGTCAGGGGATGGAAACTGAAATTGTTGAACAGAACGCAGTCAATGCTGCCGACGTGATAAAAGCATTAAAGACACTTAAAAAACGGATTTCTCTAAAACGGAGGGGGTCGTCATGA
- a CDS encoding proline reductase cluster protein PrdD: MFKLAVSQAKGVVIEAPEKFLKATQVRAIKQAAPSITEEQELRTLEIREFCINKIILGERTEINGTTLTVDMALAEKALSVSPLVKKVAMDLIEPHQRNVPTHSMMDILPVAAKVKGTLGEGITNCLSGVVVVLTGTDEQGKQISEFGSSHGILAEKVKFGMPGTPGARDIILRIDVVLEAGTGMERRGPLAAHQVCDFILEDIRRLLSKLSARQAARVDTFRDVRRPGKPRILIVKEVGGQGAMHEKLLLPAEPGGVRGAKSIIDLGNMPVVLSPNEVKDGAIHSMT; the protein is encoded by the coding sequence TTGTTTAAACTGGCCGTGTCCCAGGCCAAAGGGGTCGTGATAGAGGCCCCGGAAAAATTTCTGAAAGCCACACAAGTTCGGGCTATTAAGCAAGCGGCGCCGTCAATTACGGAGGAGCAGGAGCTTCGAACGTTGGAAATCCGGGAGTTTTGCATTAACAAAATTATCCTTGGAGAACGGACGGAAATTAATGGTACTACATTGACCGTTGATATGGCGCTGGCCGAAAAAGCTTTGTCGGTTAGTCCGCTGGTCAAAAAAGTTGCCATGGATCTGATTGAGCCACACCAGCGAAATGTTCCAACACACTCCATGATGGACATACTGCCGGTTGCGGCCAAGGTCAAAGGTACGCTCGGTGAAGGAATAACCAACTGTTTAAGCGGAGTCGTAGTCGTTTTAACCGGTACGGACGAACAGGGCAAACAGATATCTGAATTCGGGTCGTCCCACGGGATACTGGCTGAAAAGGTAAAGTTTGGTATGCCGGGCACACCAGGTGCCCGGGATATCATTCTTCGTATTGATGTTGTTCTTGAAGCGGGTACTGGGATGGAGCGCAGGGGTCCGCTTGCTGCACACCAAGTTTGTGATTTTATTCTCGAAGATATTCGCAGATTGTTGTCTAAACTATCAGCACGGCAGGCTGCGCGGGTTGACACTTTCCGGGACGTTAGAAGGCCTGGTAAACCACGTATTCTGATCGTAAAAGAAGTGGGCGGCCAGGGCGCCATGCATGAAAAATTGCTGCTGCCGGCTGAACCGGGCGGAGTACGAGGGGCTAAATCGATTATCGACTTGGGCAATATGCCGGTTGTTTTGTCGCCAAATGAGGTGAAAGACGGCGCAATTCATTCCATGACCTAG
- the prdB gene encoding D-proline reductase (dithiol) protein PrdB, with protein sequence MKLTVVEGLQSEIYVPITPPAVFTPVTKPVKDSVIAFLTAGGVHLKTQTPFNLAGDFSFREIPSDTAAEQLMVTHGGYDNSDVNKDINSMFPIDRLRELAQEGFIGQIAPRFIGFMGGGGNVKKFEEETGPNITRILKEDGVDMAILTAGUGTCHRSAVIVQRAIEAAGIPTIIIAALPPVAKQQGSPRVAAPLVPMGANVGEPHNIAMQTGVLKDALKALEEIDSFGKVVPLPYEYRAKV encoded by the coding sequence ATGAAACTCACGGTTGTAGAGGGCCTGCAATCAGAGATTTATGTTCCGATTACACCGCCTGCGGTATTTACCCCGGTTACCAAACCGGTTAAGGACAGTGTGATTGCATTTTTGACTGCCGGCGGCGTGCATTTAAAGACACAAACACCCTTCAACCTGGCCGGCGACTTTAGCTTTCGGGAAATACCCAGCGATACCGCTGCCGAGCAGTTGATGGTTACCCATGGCGGCTACGATAACAGCGATGTGAATAAAGACATTAATTCCATGTTTCCCATTGACCGTCTGCGTGAACTCGCCCAGGAAGGATTTATTGGTCAAATTGCGCCAAGGTTTATCGGTTTTATGGGCGGTGGCGGGAATGTTAAAAAATTTGAAGAGGAAACTGGTCCGAACATCACCAGGATTCTGAAAGAGGACGGCGTCGACATGGCTATTTTAACCGCCGGGTGAGGCACCTGCCACCGCTCTGCCGTGATTGTGCAGAGAGCGATTGAGGCTGCAGGAATTCCAACCATCATCATTGCTGCACTCCCTCCGGTTGCCAAACAGCAAGGATCGCCCCGGGTTGCCGCTCCGCTGGTGCCGATGGGCGCCAATGTCGGCGAACCCCACAATATTGCTATGCAAACGGGCGTGTTGAAAGACGCCTTGAAAGCATTGGAAGAAATCGATTCATTTGGTAAAGTCGTACCGCTGCCTTATGAATACAGGGCAAAAGTGTAA
- a CDS encoding CBO2463/CBO2479 domain-containing protein, producing the protein MNIDMTPRLIRGKILEVTDVGVKIAFSGRLGILSVPLRMVFTDKPLAVDDEVELYFSYIQVVSPSDK; encoded by the coding sequence ATGAATATTGATATGACACCCCGGTTGATAAGGGGGAAAATTCTTGAGGTAACAGATGTCGGCGTCAAGATTGCCTTTTCCGGCCGGCTTGGAATTTTGAGTGTTCCCCTTAGAATGGTTTTTACCGATAAGCCTCTGGCTGTTGACGACGAAGTTGAATTGTATTTCAGCTATATTCAAGTTGTGTCCCCCAGTGATAAATAA
- the prdA gene encoding D-proline reductase (dithiol) proprotein PrdA has translation MSITPETAARHKDDPAVVCCLAKVGMVIAPADLEDPDLLPDLEDSGLLTVPGNVVKIGQALGAKLIKTVDALTPLTPDMLEGMQTVESEVVAPETATEEMAPPDTVPAGGEQPAVTGGVVRIRIEESKGINLEFPTVVVYGGAPSVAQAPVPVVPPAAVPDAPAIAAEDKIRRTLKRRAYAVTKVALGEQTSFENGVLTIRKALCEEALKADPLVKKIEMDIVTPDNKHVYTNTIMDVIPVAAKVEGRLGEGVTNVLRGMVVMLTGMDESGLQVHEFGSCEGYLDEKIRYGRPGCPDENDILLRIMTTIEAGKGMERRGPYASHTVCDVIIQEIREVLKKAPAEAAVSEVEYQDISRIGRPRVVLVKEIMGQGAMHDNVILPNEPAGVFGGRPNVDLGNVPVVLSANEVRDGGIHALTCIGPASKENTRHYFREPLVNLMASDEEVDLVGVVFVGSPQINNEKNYVSGRVGAMVEALGVEGAIVTTEGFGNNHIDFASHIEQIGKRGVPVVGVTYSAYQGALVVGNKYMDAMIELNKDANGFESEILGDNTLCEWDARRALTMLKNKMAGVELKAPGRKWDQSVIQHNQKVLDDQIG, from the coding sequence ATGTCTATAACTCCGGAAACAGCAGCTCGCCATAAAGACGATCCGGCGGTGGTATGCTGTCTGGCCAAGGTGGGAATGGTGATTGCGCCGGCCGATCTGGAAGATCCTGATTTATTGCCTGATCTAGAGGACTCGGGCCTTCTGACGGTACCTGGCAATGTGGTTAAAATCGGTCAGGCATTAGGCGCAAAACTAATTAAAACGGTGGACGCGCTGACCCCGCTGACCCCTGATATGTTGGAAGGGATGCAGACAGTGGAAAGTGAGGTTGTCGCACCGGAAACCGCGACAGAGGAGATGGCTCCGCCAGATACTGTACCGGCAGGCGGCGAACAACCGGCCGTTACAGGCGGTGTGGTACGTATTCGCATCGAAGAGTCAAAAGGCATCAATCTGGAATTTCCGACGGTTGTCGTGTATGGTGGCGCTCCGTCCGTGGCCCAAGCGCCTGTCCCGGTGGTTCCGCCGGCAGCGGTTCCGGATGCGCCGGCGATAGCGGCTGAGGATAAAATCCGCCGCACCCTGAAAAGGCGCGCATACGCAGTGACAAAGGTAGCACTGGGCGAGCAAACAAGTTTTGAAAACGGTGTGCTGACCATTCGCAAAGCGCTGTGTGAAGAAGCTCTGAAAGCCGACCCGCTGGTCAAGAAAATTGAAATGGACATCGTTACGCCGGACAACAAACATGTTTACACCAACACCATTATGGACGTTATTCCTGTGGCTGCAAAAGTTGAAGGCCGGCTGGGCGAAGGGGTAACCAACGTCCTTAGGGGTATGGTCGTAATGCTGACCGGTATGGACGAAAGCGGCCTGCAAGTACATGAATTCGGCTCTTGCGAAGGATATCTTGATGAAAAAATCCGTTACGGACGTCCCGGCTGCCCGGATGAAAACGATATTCTGCTTCGCATCATGACTACCATCGAAGCAGGTAAGGGTATGGAGCGCCGCGGACCCTACGCTTCCCATACAGTGTGCGACGTTATTATCCAGGAAATCCGCGAGGTTCTGAAAAAAGCGCCTGCTGAGGCGGCAGTTTCAGAAGTGGAGTATCAGGATATCAGCCGTATTGGACGGCCTCGCGTAGTCCTGGTGAAAGAAATCATGGGTCAGGGGGCAATGCACGACAACGTCATCCTGCCCAATGAGCCTGCCGGCGTATTCGGCGGCCGTCCTAACGTTGACCTGGGCAATGTGCCGGTTGTCCTTTCAGCGAACGAAGTGCGTGACGGCGGTATCCATGCGTTGACCTGCATCGGGCCTGCTTCCAAAGAAAACACCCGCCACTATTTCCGGGAGCCGTTGGTGAACCTGATGGCAAGCGATGAGGAGGTTGACCTGGTGGGTGTGGTGTTCGTCGGAAGCCCGCAAATCAATAATGAGAAAAACTATGTTTCGGGCCGCGTCGGGGCAATGGTAGAAGCTCTCGGCGTGGAAGGCGCTATTGTCACTACCGAAGGTTTCGGCAACAACCACATCGATTTTGCCAGCCACATCGAGCAAATTGGTAAACGCGGCGTGCCTGTTGTCGGGGTGACTTACTCCGCATACCAGGGCGCATTGGTAGTGGGCAACAAGTACATGGACGCGATGATCGAACTGAACAAGGATGCCAATGGCTTTGAATCTGAGATTTTAGGCGATAACACACTGTGCGAATGGGATGCCAGACGGGCTTTGACTATGCTGAAAAACAAGATGGCCGGCGTGGAACTCAAAGCGCCCGGCCGCAAGTGGGATCAATCGGTCATTCAACACAACCAAAAAGTGCTTGATGACCAGATCGGGTAG